A window of Fragaria vesca subsp. vesca linkage group LG7, FraVesHawaii_1.0, whole genome shotgun sequence contains these coding sequences:
- the LOC101314610 gene encoding uncharacterized protein LOC101314610 has product MIGILTRTDNYDRCHFLPLVYGVRPVLSPRHHPRQLKFVFCSLTKPKQRALIALEMLRFDDILILNCTETMNSGKTYTYFSLPKLLLPRKYDYIMMADDDVFIRFEPLALSLKALPRVDLYYGFVIPCASMDPFVEYMSGMGFLLSWDLVEWIRSSEVPKENVVGPQDKLIEKWFKMGNKAMKKISNKPAMYDYPGTNERCSHELIPETVAVHRLKRLKDVVSQN; this is encoded by the coding sequence ATGATCGGGATCCTAACCCGCACCGACAACTACGACCGCTGCCACTTCCTCCCCCTTGTCTACGGGGTACGTCCAGTCCTCTCTCCGCGCCACCATCCACGTCAACTCAAGTTCGTCTTCTGCAGCCTCACAAAACCCAAGCAGCGTGCCCTAATCGCCCTTGAAATGCTTCGTTTTGATGATATCCTCATTCTCAACTGCACTGAGACCATGAACAGCGGCAAAACCTACACCTACTTCTCACTCCCCAAACTACTCCTCCCGCGTAAATACGACTACATCATGATGGCAGACGACGACGTTTTCATTCGCTTCGAGCCACTTGCCTTGTCGCTCAAGGCACTGCCTAGGGTGGATTTGTACTACGGATTTGTTATCCCTTGTGCTAGCATGGATCCCTTTGTGGAGTACATGTCGGGTATGGGGTTTTTGTTGTCGTGGGATTTGGTGGAGTGGATTAGAAGCTCTGAAGTCCCTAAGGAGAATGTGGTTGGTCCCCAGGACAAATTGATCGAAAAATGGTTTAAGATGGGGAACAAGGCCATGAAAAAGATTAGTAATAAGCCGGCGATGTATGATTATCCGGGAACAAATGAGAGGTGCTCGCATGAACTTATACCGGAGACGGTGGCTGTTCATAGGCTCAAGAGGCTTAAAGATGTAGTTTCTCAAAACTGA
- the LOC101314897 gene encoding probable beta-1,3-galactosyltransferase 16-like, which produces MQRNKCIILVTLPSIIIFLLLFIIFFNVQVLKPPPPNASFKLPTINPNQTQFSLMIGILTRADNYDHRHFLRLVYGVQSSPLATIHVKFVFCSLTKPEQRALIALEMLRFDDILILNCTENMNNGKTYTYFSSLPRLLPRKYDYIMKADDDVFIRFEPLALSLKALPRVDLYYGFVIPCASMDPFVEYMSGMGFLLSWDLVKWIGSSEIPKETVVGPEDKLVGKWFKMGNKAKNRFSNKPAMYDYPGTNGRCSHELIPETVAVHRLKRWDQWLRVLEYFNVTKGLKF; this is translated from the coding sequence ATGCAGAGGAACAAGTGCATAATCCTAGTTACATTACCCTCAATCATTATCTTTCTCTTGCTATTCATCATATTCTTCAATGTTCAAGTTTTAAAGCCTCCACCACCAAATGCTTCCTTCAAATTACCCACCATAAACCCTAATCAAACCCAATTCAGCCTCATGATAGGGATCCTAACCCGCGCCGACAACTACGACCACCGCCACTTCCTCCGCCTCGTCTACGGCGTCCAGTCTTCTCCCCTTGCCACTATCCACGTCAAGTTCGTCTTCTGCAGCCTCACAAAACCCGAGCAGCGCGCCCTAATTGCCCTTGAAATGCTTCGCTTCGATGATATCCTCATTCTCAACTGCACTGAGAACATGAACAACGGCAAAACCTACACTTACTTCTCCTCCCTCCCCCGCCTCCTCCCGCGCAAATACGACTACATCATGAAGGCAGACGACGACGTTTTCATTCGCTTCGAGCCACTAGCATTGTCGCTCAAGGCACTGCCTAGGGTGGATTTGTACTACGGATTTGTTATCCCTTGTGCTAGCATGGATCCCTTTGTGGAGTATATGTCCGGGATGGGGTTTTTGTTGTCGTGGGATTTGGTGAAGTGGATTGGAAGCTCTGAAATTCCTAAAGAAACTGTGGTTGGTCCCGAGGATAAGTTGGTGGGAAAATGGTTTAAGATGGGGAACAAGGCGAAGAATAGGTTTAGTAATAAGCCGGCGATGTATGATTATCCGGGAACAAATGGGAGGTGCTCGCATGAGCTTATACCGGAGACGGTGGCTGTTCATAGGCTCAAGAGGTGGGATCAATGGTTGCGTGTGCTTGAATATTTCAATGTAACCAAGGGCTTAAAGTTCTAG